The Salirhabdus salicampi DNA segment TACCATTTCGCTCAGTAAAGTTGATAAAGTTGTAGCAGCATTATTAAAGGCAATATTCCCAACCTCACCTAATGTGTCCTGTTCCAAAGGTGACAAACTGTTTGCTACAGGGGGCTTACTAGATGGTGATTGTGCTGTTATTTCTTCTTCCTCATTCGTCGATAACAGTGCGTTAATCTCTTCTTGTGATAACATTTCGTCACGATTACTCATTATGATCTTCCCCCCTAATTTCATCAATCACTTGTACAGCTAATTTTTTATTCTTTCTTCCTAATTGCACATGAAACTTTTCTTGGTCATGAACATTTAATGTCATTGGTTGATCTATCCGTTGGTTGAGTTGAATGACATCATTTTCTTCGAGATGCAATAAATCTTCTATGGAGATAGTAGATTCACCAAGAATTGCTCGTACCTCAACTTTTGTACCCATTAAATGTTTAGACATTTTTTCATAGTCTTCTGGATTAGAAGAATTTGATTGATTTTGCATCCAATAATGAACGGATAGTTTCGATATTAATGGCTCTAATACCATGTGGGGAATACAAATGTTCATAACCCCACTCGTTTCTCCTATCGTTGTATTTAACGAAATCACAACAACTGTTTCGTTTGGAGAAACAAGTTGTAAAAATTGCTTATTTACTTCAAACTCTTCCAATACTGGATCAATATCAACTAATGACTCCCACGCTTCCCGTAAGCTTTCGATGATTCTACTAAATACTTTGGTCATCAGTTTCGTTTCAATTTCGGTTAAATTGTCTACCTTATTCAAACTAGAACCGACTCCTCCTAGTAAACGATCGAAGGTGGCATATGCAATATTCGGGTTGACTTCAAGTAAAATTCGGCCTTCTAAAGGAGGAATTGAATACACATTTAATAGTGTTTGTTTTGGGATCGAACGAATAAACTCTTCATAAGGAACTTGCTCTACAGAAGCAACTGTATTGCTGACATACGTTCTTAATTGGGAAGATAGATATGTTGTTAAAATACGAGCAAAGTTTTCGTGAATTCGTGTAATCCCTCGAATTTGATCCTTAGAGAAGCGAAGGGCCCGCTTAAAGTCGTACACTCTTACTTTCTTGTTAGATTCATTTTGTTCTTTTTGCAGTTCTTCGGCACTCATTTCCCCAGTAGATAAAGCGGATAAGAGGGCATCAATTTCATTTTGTGATAGGACATCTTCGGACAAAGAATTCACCTCCATAACGGCCTTTCCATCTATTGAAGTACTTTTTTCACTGTATATATATCTGTCACTTGTCCATCCTGTAAAAGTTTGTTTAACCTCTCTTTTACAGAAGCCTCTAATTCTGACAACCCTGAACGAAAGTCGTCTTCTGTTTTCACAGATAACTCTTTAATAATTTCCGTTTGGATTCGGAAATCTTTCTGCAATTTTTTCTTCGTCTTTGCATCGTCAGTCACAATACGAAATGAGATTCGCACAAAATTTCCGTCTTTAATGTCTGTTGTGATCTCAGATGTTTCAAAAGAATGATCAATGATGTCATCGACTGAGCGTTCACCGTCAGCACTAGCTTTCCCTTGGAAGTACATTAAGGTAAACAAAGTAACTGCTGCAACTACGGTTATCGTAACGAGGATGACAACCATTTTTTTTACACTAGCACTCATTTATCATTCTCTCCTTTCACTACTAGATTTGTTAAACCGATCTTTTGATAGAAATGCATCGCTTTTTTGTATACTTCTTCTTCTGAATCCTTTACAAAATATTTTTTGCCGTTCATTAATGTAATTGTTGTATCTGGCAATGTTTGAACCTTTTCAATATACATTGCATTAATAATGAATTTCTCTCCATTAAGGCGTGTCACTTCAATCATAGAATTATTAGGGTCGGTAAGCATACCGACCCCAACCCTCCCTTAACCAACATTATCGTTTTAAGTTTACAAGTTCTTGTAGAATCTCATCAGATGTTGTAATCGTTCTAGTATTGGCTTGGAATCCTCTTTGTGACGTAATCATTTCCGTAAATTCTTCTGCTAAATCAACGTTAGACATCTCTAAAGCTCCGGCATAAATAGAAGCAGAACCGTTACGACCTGGATATACTAAATCACCGAATCCGTTAAAATCACCATCGTCATCCGTGAAAACACCGGAGTTATTTGTTAAACGGTAAAGGTTTGAACCTGCTTTCTCTAAGCCTTCCGCATTTGAAAATGTTGCTAACATCACTTGCCCGGCAATTTTTGATTGACCATTGCTGTCTACCATGTTTACAGTACCATCCGGAGAAATACTAAACCCTTGTGCATCAACAGGAATACGTAAACGTGTCACTTCTTCATCCAAATCATTTAATGTATCCCCTGGTTGTATTTGGTTGTTGTCATCTAAGTTTGAACGACCAAGTAAATATTTACCGTCAGAAGTAACAACGTATCCTTCCTCATCTAAATAAAAATTACCTGCTCTCGTAAAATTGATTGCATCTTCATCTAAACTCATTACATCTTCTTCCGCGGGAGTTGTTGTTTTTTCTCCTACGACGAACATTCCATTACCACCTAGTGCTAAATCAAGAGAGCGGTTCGTAGTTTGTCTGCTTCCCTCTGTATGAATCGTGTCCACACTACCTAGTGTTGTGCCTAATCCAATTTGCTTCGCATTCCGGCCACCGAGCATCGCATTTCCAGCTTCGTCCCGCTGGGGAGCCTGTGCACCTTGAACCGTTTGACTTAATTGGTCTTGAAATGTTACCCGTCCCTTTTTGAAACCAAATGTATTAACATTGGCTATATTGTTGGAAACTGTATCTAACTTTGTTTGGAATCCTCTCATTCCAGAAATACCTGCGTACATTGAACGTAACATTATATTCATCCTTTCAAATTTGGGTTTTTATTAAGCTGCTTCAGTCGGTCAGCAGCATTTTCTTAAGGCTTCCATAAATGGTCCAGCCTACGTTCATTTCATTAATCATTAATTAAAATAGCTCCATTAATATTGGTAAAAAGTTGCTCGTCTGCTTCATTTCGATCCATTGCAGTAATCACAGTTTGATTTTTCGTATTGACAATGAGTGTAGCGTCATTTAACACCACTAAAGAGTCTTGTACACCTTTCTCTTTTGCAAGTCCCACTTTTTCTGTAATGTGTTTCCATTGAGTATCACTTATATGAATGTTCCGCTCTTGCAATCGAGTTTTTGCATGTTTGCTGATTTTCAACTCTGCTGATGCCTGGTTTAAATGTGATTGGAATGACTTATTAGCTTCACTCTTTTTATTTTGGTGTTTCGGTTTCATTTGTTGCAATGGATGATGCTGTAACTGGTGGATACGGTGGTCCATATCATCCCTTCTTTCTATGAACGGCATTATTCTTGTCGTTTTATTTCAATCATGTCTTCTGTACTAATTTTCTCACCGTTTTCCAGTAAAAGTTGAACTTGTCCATCCTTTGATGAAATAGCATCGACAAGACTCGTTTTATCCTCAGTATATACACCTTCACTGTTATATGTTTTATACGTCACAGATTTACCAATGAGATGGCTGTATTGAACTATCGGTGCATTTGTCTGGCTTTCTAGAAAACGATTCATCGTGCTTGAGATGTTCGTTAACTGTTCCAAGGATGAGAATGTAGCCATTTGCGAGATAAATTCTTTATCCTCCAACGGATTTAATGGATCTTGATTTTGTAATTGAGTCATTAAAATCTTCAAAAATTCATTTTTCCCTAGATCCGTTGTACGTGATGGTTCACGTTTTTGATTTGATAAATATAACGATGGATCGATTTTCGTCACGATTATCACCTACACTTTTATTTGGAATAAGACATCTTTAAATGATGAGCCTTCCTCTTCCTCTGTTCGATCGTCGTTAGTTGTTTCATGATCCTCCCTTGCCTCTTGATCATCTTGTTCATCTTGGTGGTCCTGTGCTGCTAGGGAAGAAGATTGATGTAATAATGGGTCTTGTTGCTTTTCGACTACTACTTGATGTGGAGAAAACATGTTTTTTAATTGAGTTAAACTACCTTCCAACAATTCTTTTGCACTTGAAGATGCAACAAGTATTTTTACCACAGTTTCATTGTTAATTTGGGTAAATTTTAACGTAACATCTCCTAAATGGTTCGGTTTTAACTTAATCGTTAATTGATTTTGAGAACGATTGAACTGGCTTGACTCCAATGCTTTCTGGATTTGCTCAAGTATAAATGACTGCTGCTTCACAGTTTCTCCCTTTTGAGGTAATACATCAAGGTTAATCTTTGACCCTAGCATTCCTTCTTGTCCATGAAACGCTATTTCTTTTCCATTTACTTGATTCGTAGTACTAACTTTCGTTTGTACCCATGTTCGTAAAGTGTCATTTGAAAACGTTGTTCTCTGATCTGCAAGCTTTGCCTTTATGTTTTCCATAATCTCTATCAACTGTTTAGATTGCCCTTGATTACTCGTTGGTTCACTTAAAACCCCAGATTGGGTAAGGTTCTTTACAATAGATTGTAGAATATTATCCATCTTCTTGTGTAAAGGGGAACCTTTCTCTTGTTTAACAACATGTTCATATAACCCTAAAAACGGGGCCACCATTTTTTGTAACGATTGTACCTCACTAGAGGCAAAATGCTGTTGGAGTTTACTCAATTGGCTACTATTCGCTTGCAAAGCGGTTTGCAACATTTGGTTTTTACCTAAATCTTGCAAAAAACTAATCAAGTTATGAACTAAGTGATTGACCAGCTCTTCTGGCAGTTCCCCTTCTGCACTTAAATCTTGCAATTGGTTTAGCTGTTCAAGTATTTGGTCAGCGTCACTACTCTCCGGCGAAAGATTCACAGCGGTCTGTTCTTCACTCAGTTGCTGTAACATCATTTGAAACGGGTTACGATTCGTTTTAGTTGAATTATGTTCCACTTTTTGTAATGCCTGTGAGGCCATCAGCGGGGGTGCTACTACACGTGTCAATTTTTTCACCTCCTTTCAAGTTACAGTCACTCATTCTAGTTTTCCTCTCCTTGAAAAAACGTTTGGATAATCGTAGCTGCTTTTTCAGAGTCCATAGCAGCTAATATTTCGCCCCGTTGTTTTGCTGACAGGTCAGTCATAATCAATAAAATATCCTGTTCTTTCATCTTCTCTAGAATGTTTGCTGCTTCCTCTGGCTCCATATCTTTAAAGGAGGTAGTGACCGTTTTTATCTTTTCTTCACGTTTTTGTTCAGTATGTTCTGTCTCATCTAGTTTTTGTGATAACATTTCTACTTCTTGCTGTAATGACTCTAGATCTTTTTTTTGTTGCCCATTTTCAAATTCTAATTGTTGGATATATTGATCCTTGTCCTTAATCGTTTGTTCAAGTTCTCGATGTTTTGCTTCTAACTCTTCAGCGTCTTCATCGAGAATAAAAGCGGACAAAAAAGGAACGTTTTTACCGAATGCTTTAGCGTGGCTCGTAATATCCACACCAATAACAGAAAGTACGACTAACATAAGGGTAATCGCAAACACTGTAGGGATGAATATAACAAAAATAAACGACTGAAGCTTATTTGGTTTTTCTTTCATTAAGACCACTTTCCTCATTTAGTATTAAACCGAATGAATTGCTGTACTGATATTTCATCTATCTGCTGATTTTCAGCGGTTTGTTCAAGTTGTTTCTTTTTTGAGACTTTGTTTTCTATCATTAATTCGTATTTTTTCATTTCTACATATTTATCTGTTAAAGATTGTTGTTTTATTTGCATATCCTGCCGAGCGTACTGAACGTCCTTTTGTAGTTTCGCTATTTTTTCTTCGAGTTGTTTCACATAATGTTGATAGGTTAATAGTTCATTAATCGGTATAGCGTGCTGGATTTGGTTGTCGACCTTTTCCTCCCACTCCTCTTTTTCTTTCAAAAGAGAATAGAGGTTTGTTGCAACCATCTCGAATTGTTCCAATGCATCCTGATAGATTTTGTGCGCTGTATCTTTTTCTGTCTCATGAACACTATGGAGTTTCTCTAAAACTTCAATTTTATCCATTATGCTTCACCGCCCCGGGCTAACGAAATGATATGTTGAACCGTTTCATCGCTCGTTAAGAACTCATTTCGGTTTTGTTTTAAAAACTTAATAATTTTAGGATAATATTGGATTGCCTCATCCACTTCCCTTGATGTTCCTTTTTTGTATGCCCCTATCTGGATTAACTCACGATTTTCTTCGTACGTTGATAATAATGAGCGAATCCGTTCAGCCGCACTAATATGTTCTGGAGAACTAATGTTGTTCATAACACGGCTGACAGATTTCAACACATTTATGGCTGGGTACTGTCCTTGTTCTGCAAGATAGCGATCAAGAACGAAGTGGCCATCCAAGATTCCTCTAACTGTATCCGAAATCGGTTCATTCAAGTCGTCACCATCAACTAAGACTGTATAGAAGGCCGTAATTGAACCTTTATCATTTGTTCCTGTCCGTTCAAGTAATTTCGGTAACGTTGCAAATACACTAGGTGTATACCCTTTCGTTGTAGGAGGTTCACCTGATGCTAAACCTACCTCTCTTTGCGCCATGGCGACTCGTGTTACAGAGTCCATCATTAAGTTCACGTTGTAACCTAAGTCACGAAAATATTCACTTATTGCCGTTGCTGTATAGGCTCCCTTAATTCGCTGAAGTGCAGGCTGATCGGAAGTTGCCACTACAACGATTGATTTTTTCAATCCTTCTTCCCCTAACTCATGTTCGATAAATTCCCTAACTTCTCTCCCACGTTCTCCAATTAGCGCGATTACATTTAAGTCTGCATCACTATTTCGAGCAATCATTCCCATTAACGTACTTTTGCCGACCCCGCTACCTGCAAATATCCCGACACGCTGTCCTTTTCCTACGGCCAGAAGGGAATCGATAGCCTTAATCCCTAACGATACTTGTTCACGGATAGGTGGTCGTTTTAACGGATTTGGAGGGTGTTGTTCCGTTAGGACAGATGCTAATCCCCGTGGTAACATCATGGTGTCGTCAAGAGGATGACCTAGTCCATCTAATACCTTACCGATTAAGCTTTTTCCTACTTTCACCGTCAATGGTCGATGTTTCGTTTCCACTAGACACCCTGGACCGATACTTTTAACATCGGTGTATGGCATTAACAAGACATTGTTATGATGGAAGCCTACCACTTCGGCTAATATTGGTTGTTCATCCTGGTCATGATGATAAATGTAACAAACATCCCCGATACTTGCCTTTGGACCTGTTGATTCGATGAGTAATCCGATAATACGACTAATTTTGCCATACGTTTTTACCGTATCAATATTGTCCATTCGTGATTGTACATGTTGTAAAATCACAGCTTGGCCTCCTCTACCAATTCACCCAATTTCTTTTTTAGTTCTGTTAACTGTGTATCCACACTGGCATCTACTTTGCCTAAAGGTGTTTCAATTACACAACTGGATTCCTCTACTAAATCGACAATGGGGTAAATAGCAAATGATGCATTACTCTCTACGATGTTCTTCAACTCTGTTTCATGACTTAACACATGTTCATATTGGGTTGGGTGAACATATAAAGAAATATTCGGATGGTCTTTAACACACTTTATTGCAGCCTTCACAATGTGTAAAAAAGCCTCTTCATTACGTTCAATAGTCGAATGAACAATTTTTTCAGCTACTTGTATTCCAAGGTTTAAAATCGTCTCTTCACTTGATTCAACCGTGGTCATAGCTTCCTTTTTTGCCATGTTAACAATAGAGTTTGCCTCATCAATTTTGCTGCGATAATGAGCTAAAGCCTCTTCTTTTCCTGCCTTATATCCTTCCGTGTATCCTAACTCTTGCGCTTCTTGCTTAAGTTGCTCTTGTTCACGTTCCCAATGTCTCTTTTCTGCAGCTATCTGTTCATTTGCTTTAGCGATAAGTTGCTCTGCCTGCTCCTTGGCATTCTCAACAATAGATTGAGCTTCTGCTAATTTTTTATCTACATCTGCTTCGGTGTTTGTTGTTGTCTCTAATTTTTCTTCCTGATGGAAAGTTGTAATGGGCTTTACTTTCATGATTTTTTCATATTGATTTCCAACACCAGATTTAAATACGTTAGACAATAATATCGTCACCTCCACCACGAGCAATGACAATTTCTCCAACTTCCTCTAGACGACGAATTGCAGCAACAACACGCCCTTGGGCTTCCTCCACATCACGTAGTCGAACAGGACCTAAATATTCCATTTCATCCTTGAATGTATCAGCCATACGCTTCGACATATTTTGGAAAATAACATCTTTGACTTCTTCGCTTACCACTTTCAAGGAGAGTAGTAAATCTTCATTCTCCACTTCTCGAATAACTCGCTGAATTGCGCGGTTATCAAGTGTAACAATATCTTCAAACACAAACATTCTCTTTTTAATTTCTTCAGCCAATTCTGGGTCTTCCATTTCTAGCTGTTCCAATATTGTCTTCTCTGTTGCACGATCCACACCATTTAAAACTTGAACTACTGTTTCTACTCCACCAGTTTGAGAGTAGTCTTGTGTAACGGTTGCGGAAAGTTTCTTTTCCAGAAAGTTCTCTACTTCATTAATCACTTCTGGTGATGTAGAATCCATTACTGCAATCCGCTTAGCAATATCCGCCTGCTTTTCACCAGGTAATTGAGATAAAATTTCCGCAGATTGCTCTGAATCTAAATAAGACAATATAAGTGCAATAGTTTGAGGATGCTCGTTTTGAATAAAGTTCAAAATTTGTGCAGGCTCGGCCCGTTTGGCAAAGTCAAAAGGCCTTACTTGTAGATTAGATGTTAGACGATTGATTAAATGGTTTGCGTCGTTTTCACCTAATGCTTTTTCTAAAATGGACTTTGCGTAGCCTATACCACCTTGGGTAATATAGTCTTTCGCCTGGAGAATTTGATAAAATTGATCCAATACACTTTCCTTCTGTTTTGCATTTACTCTTCTAACTGATGAAATTTCTAACGTTAATTGCTCAATTTCTTCTTCTGTAAGATGTTTATATACTTGGGCGGAAACATCAGGTCCTAAAGAAATGAGGAGAATGGCAGCTTTCTGCTTACCAGTCAGTTCCTCGTATTGTTTCGACATCATGTACCCCCCCTACTCTTCCGTAATCCATGAACGTAATAATTTTGCAAATTCTTCAGGATCTTCTTTTGCCATATTTTCTAGTTTTCTACGTTTTATCGTTTCTTCATCTTCTTCTATCGGTTCATCAAATTCAACTACGTCTGAGCTAGCTTGTTGACGATCTCTAATATCTTCTACCGCTCGCTCGTCTTTACGTTTTCTAAACAAGAGGCCGAGAAGAACGATTAAGCCAAGAATAAGTGCTCCACCTGCAACATACACCCATGTCGGTATAACAGGAGTGGGTGATGTTGGGATAGTTGGTTTCTCTTGAAACTCTTGGAAAACGACAGAGAATTTTTCTTGCGGATTAACAGCACCGTAATCTTTCGCTATCGTCGTACTTACGACAGAGTTCAAAATGGAGGAAATACTTTCTTGTACCATTTGCTGCTCTTGCGCCGATAAATATTCAGGTTCACCGTTTTCCGTTTGACCTTTTGTATTATCAACGGCTACTTGAATACCTAAATCACGAATTTTATAAGGACTTTCAACTACATTACGATGAATTCGGTTAAATTCATTGTTTATCGTTTCTTTCATCATCTCGTATTCGGTATAGCCATTTCCTTCGGTATTGGCTTCGTAACCTGGGATATCGCCCTCTCCCGTACCTACAATTCCATCGGGTGGATTTTCTCCAGTGTATGTTTCTGTTATACGTTCAACACTGACTGGTAATCCTTCCATCGTTTCTAAGTTAACTGGCTCAACAATCTCTTCTAACCGGTCTTCTTGCGTAAAATCAATGTCTGTTGTAACTGAAACAACAACTTTCTCTCCACCAATCATAGTGCCGAGCAACCGTTGAACTCGTCTTTGAATATCCTTCTCAATATTTTGCTTAATTTCATGTTGTTGCGTGTAGGCATTGCCAACGTCATAATTATTTTCATTTTTTAAGTCAAAATACTCAAAGTATTGATTCATAATGACGATATTATCTGTAGAAAGGTTTGGAACTGATTTGGAAACTAAATGATATAAACCTTGTATTTGGCCAGTCTGCAACTGGTAACCTGGTTCTGTATGAATAACGATTGACGCCGACGTTTCACCAGAAGCCTGTCCAACGAAGACAGATTGCTCTGGTTTATTAATCATGACGCTCGCTTGTTGGATGCCGTTAATGCTAGAAATTAGTTTTGATAATTCCGTTTGTAATGCAGCAACTTCTAATATTTCCCGATCTTTATCTGTCATCCCCCATGAAGCATTTTCACTGAAAAATGAATAATCGATTTGTCCGTTATTTGGCAAGCCTTGGGCCGCCAAATCAACGAGCAAACCGTCTGCTTGTTCCTTAGGGACATTTATCGTTGTTCCACCATTTCCTACTTCATACGGAATTCCTCTATTATCCAGTTCGGCTTTAATCTGCCCTGTTTCTTGAAGTGATAGATTCGTATATAACGGCACCATATTTGACTTGCCGGCAAATATACTCAGACCTGCCACCGTAATAAATAGTAAGACAAAGGCAGAAATAAACAATGTTCGTTGAGCAAGCGTCCTACTTATCCAAAAATCTTTTATTCTGTTCATATAAGACTGCGCTTTTTCTACCATAATTGCCCCCGATATTTTCTCTCTCTCTATTTCTTTTCATTATTGTAGAGTTTTTTTCTATTACACTTGCATTCTCATCATTTCTTTATAAGCATCAATCGCTTTACTTTGGACTTCTACTGTTGTCCGTAGTAAGACACCCGCCTTTTGTGATGTAATCATGACATCATGGAGGTCCAGTGTCTCTCCTTTAGCTAAAGCTATTGTTTTTTGGTCTGATATATTTTGTGCTTCATTTACTTTTGACAGTGCGTCTTTTAATGTATTAGCAAACTTTTGTTGGGCTTGAAAAGGTGTCGCTTTTGTAGTTTGGTTATATTGGAGTTGCGGATTTTGCATTTTTATTTGATTAATATTTGTCATTTTTCCTCACCTCTATTTCCCAATTTCAAGAGCTTTCATCAACATTGACTTTGACGCGTTAA contains these protein-coding regions:
- the fliM gene encoding flagellar motor switch protein FliM codes for the protein MSEDVLSQNEIDALLSALSTGEMSAEELQKEQNESNKKVRVYDFKRALRFSKDQIRGITRIHENFARILTTYLSSQLRTYVSNTVASVEQVPYEEFIRSIPKQTLLNVYSIPPLEGRILLEVNPNIAYATFDRLLGGVGSSLNKVDNLTEIETKLMTKVFSRIIESLREAWESLVDIDPVLEEFEVNKQFLQLVSPNETVVVISLNTTIGETSGVMNICIPHMVLEPLISKLSVHYWMQNQSNSSNPEDYEKMSKHLMGTKVEVRAILGESTISIEDLLHLEENDVIQLNQRIDQPMTLNVHDQEKFHVQLGRKNKKLAVQVIDEIRGEDHNE
- a CDS encoding flagellar basal body-associated FliL family protein, with the translated sequence MSASVKKMVVILVTITVVAAVTLFTLMYFQGKASADGERSVDDIIDHSFETSEITTDIKDGNFVRISFRIVTDDAKTKKKLQKDFRIQTEIIKELSVKTEDDFRSGLSELEASVKERLNKLLQDGQVTDIYTVKKVLQ
- a CDS encoding flagellar FlbD family protein; amino-acid sequence: MLTDPNNSMIEVTRLNGEKFIINAMYIEKVQTLPDTTITLMNGKKYFVKDSEEEVYKKAMHFYQKIGLTNLVVKGENDK
- the flgG gene encoding flagellar basal body rod protein FlgG — its product is MLRSMYAGISGMRGFQTKLDTVSNNIANVNTFGFKKGRVTFQDQLSQTVQGAQAPQRDEAGNAMLGGRNAKQIGLGTTLGSVDTIHTEGSRQTTNRSLDLALGGNGMFVVGEKTTTPAEEDVMSLDEDAINFTRAGNFYLDEEGYVVTSDGKYLLGRSNLDDNNQIQPGDTLNDLDEEVTRLRIPVDAQGFSISPDGTVNMVDSNGQSKIAGQVMLATFSNAEGLEKAGSNLYRLTNNSGVFTDDDGDFNGFGDLVYPGRNGSASIYAGALEMSNVDLAEEFTEMITSQRGFQANTRTITTSDEILQELVNLKR
- a CDS encoding TIGR02530 family flagellar biosynthesis protein codes for the protein MDHRIHQLQHHPLQQMKPKHQNKKSEANKSFQSHLNQASAELKISKHAKTRLQERNIHISDTQWKHITEKVGLAKEKGVQDSLVVLNDATLIVNTKNQTVITAMDRNEADEQLFTNINGAILIND
- the flgD gene encoding flagellar hook assembly protein FlgD, translating into MTKIDPSLYLSNQKREPSRTTDLGKNEFLKILMTQLQNQDPLNPLEDKEFISQMATFSSLEQLTNISSTMNRFLESQTNAPIVQYSHLIGKSVTYKTYNSEGVYTEDKTSLVDAISSKDGQVQLLLENGEKISTEDMIEIKRQE
- a CDS encoding flagellar hook-length control protein FliK, coding for MTRVVAPPLMASQALQKVEHNSTKTNRNPFQMMLQQLSEEQTAVNLSPESSDADQILEQLNQLQDLSAEGELPEELVNHLVHNLISFLQDLGKNQMLQTALQANSSQLSKLQQHFASSEVQSLQKMVAPFLGLYEHVVKQEKGSPLHKKMDNILQSIVKNLTQSGVLSEPTSNQGQSKQLIEIMENIKAKLADQRTTFSNDTLRTWVQTKVSTTNQVNGKEIAFHGQEGMLGSKINLDVLPQKGETVKQQSFILEQIQKALESSQFNRSQNQLTIKLKPNHLGDVTLKFTQINNETVVKILVASSSAKELLEGSLTQLKNMFSPHQVVVEKQQDPLLHQSSSLAAQDHQDEQDDQEAREDHETTNDDRTEEEEGSSFKDVLFQIKV
- a CDS encoding MotE family protein, producing the protein MKEKPNKLQSFIFVIFIPTVFAITLMLVVLSVIGVDITSHAKAFGKNVPFLSAFILDEDAEELEAKHRELEQTIKDKDQYIQQLEFENGQQKKDLESLQQEVEMLSQKLDETEHTEQKREEKIKTVTTSFKDMEPEEAANILEKMKEQDILLIMTDLSAKQRGEILAAMDSEKAATIIQTFFQGEEN
- the fliJ gene encoding flagellar export protein FliJ, with the protein product MDKIEVLEKLHSVHETEKDTAHKIYQDALEQFEMVATNLYSLLKEKEEWEEKVDNQIQHAIPINELLTYQHYVKQLEEKIAKLQKDVQYARQDMQIKQQSLTDKYVEMKKYELMIENKVSKKKQLEQTAENQQIDEISVQQFIRFNTK
- the fliI gene encoding flagellar protein export ATPase FliI encodes the protein MILQHVQSRMDNIDTVKTYGKISRIIGLLIESTGPKASIGDVCYIYHHDQDEQPILAEVVGFHHNNVLLMPYTDVKSIGPGCLVETKHRPLTVKVGKSLIGKVLDGLGHPLDDTMMLPRGLASVLTEQHPPNPLKRPPIREQVSLGIKAIDSLLAVGKGQRVGIFAGSGVGKSTLMGMIARNSDADLNVIALIGERGREVREFIEHELGEEGLKKSIVVVATSDQPALQRIKGAYTATAISEYFRDLGYNVNLMMDSVTRVAMAQREVGLASGEPPTTKGYTPSVFATLPKLLERTGTNDKGSITAFYTVLVDGDDLNEPISDTVRGILDGHFVLDRYLAEQGQYPAINVLKSVSRVMNNISSPEHISAAERIRSLLSTYEENRELIQIGAYKKGTSREVDEAIQYYPKIIKFLKQNRNEFLTSDETVQHIISLARGGEA
- the fliH gene encoding flagellar assembly protein FliH, with translation MSNVFKSGVGNQYEKIMKVKPITTFHQEEKLETTTNTEADVDKKLAEAQSIVENAKEQAEQLIAKANEQIAAEKRHWEREQEQLKQEAQELGYTEGYKAGKEEALAHYRSKIDEANSIVNMAKKEAMTTVESSEETILNLGIQVAEKIVHSTIERNEEAFLHIVKAAIKCVKDHPNISLYVHPTQYEHVLSHETELKNIVESNASFAIYPIVDLVEESSCVIETPLGKVDASVDTQLTELKKKLGELVEEAKL
- the fliG gene encoding flagellar motor switch protein FliG; this encodes MSKQYEELTGKQKAAILLISLGPDVSAQVYKHLTEEEIEQLTLEISSVRRVNAKQKESVLDQFYQILQAKDYITQGGIGYAKSILEKALGENDANHLINRLTSNLQVRPFDFAKRAEPAQILNFIQNEHPQTIALILSYLDSEQSAEILSQLPGEKQADIAKRIAVMDSTSPEVINEVENFLEKKLSATVTQDYSQTGGVETVVQVLNGVDRATEKTILEQLEMEDPELAEEIKKRMFVFEDIVTLDNRAIQRVIREVENEDLLLSLKVVSEEVKDVIFQNMSKRMADTFKDEMEYLGPVRLRDVEEAQGRVVAAIRRLEEVGEIVIARGGGDDIIV
- the fliF gene encoding flagellar basal-body MS-ring/collar protein FliF; this encodes MVEKAQSYMNRIKDFWISRTLAQRTLFISAFVLLFITVAGLSIFAGKSNMVPLYTNLSLQETGQIKAELDNRGIPYEVGNGGTTINVPKEQADGLLVDLAAQGLPNNGQIDYSFFSENASWGMTDKDREILEVAALQTELSKLISSINGIQQASVMINKPEQSVFVGQASGETSASIVIHTEPGYQLQTGQIQGLYHLVSKSVPNLSTDNIVIMNQYFEYFDLKNENNYDVGNAYTQQHEIKQNIEKDIQRRVQRLLGTMIGGEKVVVSVTTDIDFTQEDRLEEIVEPVNLETMEGLPVSVERITETYTGENPPDGIVGTGEGDIPGYEANTEGNGYTEYEMMKETINNEFNRIHRNVVESPYKIRDLGIQVAVDNTKGQTENGEPEYLSAQEQQMVQESISSILNSVVSTTIAKDYGAVNPQEKFSVVFQEFQEKPTIPTSPTPVIPTWVYVAGGALILGLIVLLGLLFRKRKDERAVEDIRDRQQASSDVVEFDEPIEEDEETIKRRKLENMAKEDPEEFAKLLRSWITEE
- the fliE gene encoding flagellar hook-basal body complex protein FliE, which produces MTNINQIKMQNPQLQYNQTTKATPFQAQQKFANTLKDALSKVNEAQNISDQKTIALAKGETLDLHDVMITSQKAGVLLRTTVEVQSKAIDAYKEMMRMQV